A genomic window from Glycine max cultivar Williams 82 chromosome 17, Glycine_max_v4.0, whole genome shotgun sequence includes:
- the LOC100788035 gene encoding UDP-glucuronate 4-epimerase 5 translates to MSQVNEHHHHAPSTPGKLKPEKSPYNRLRIHSSLSKLTLWSSFFLAFILFLFILSPPSPSASPRRRSLGDSWGGSHWEKRVAKSARRSSPSSLSVLVTGAAGFVGSHVSLSLKRRGDGVVGLDNFNRYYDPALKRARQRLLDRAGVFVVDADLNDSALLRKLFDVVPFTHVMHLAAQAGVRYAMQNPQSYIHSNIAGFVNLLEASKSANPQPSIVWASSSSVYGLNSKVPFSEKDRTDQPASLYAATKKAGEEIAHSYNHIYGLSITGLRFFTVYGPWGRPDMAYFFFTKDILKGKQITIFESLDGGTVARDFTYIDDIVKGCLGALDTAKKSTGSGGKKKGPAQFRVFNLGNTSPVPVSELVAILEKLLKVKAKKKVLPMPTNGDVKFTHANISLAHRDLGYRPTTDLETGLRKFVKWYLEFYSKKSSW, encoded by the coding sequence ATGTCGCAGGTGAATGAGCACCACCACCACGCACCCTCCACGCCAGGGAAATTGAAGCCAGAAAAATCCCCATACAACCGCCTCCGTATCCACTCCTCTCTCTCCAAACTCACTCTCTGGTCCTCCTTCTTCCTCGCATtcatcctcttcctcttcattCTGTCACCGCCTTCGCCCTCCGCCTCCCCCCGCCGCCGCTCCCTCGGCGACTCCTGGGGCGGCTCCCACTGGGAAAAGCGCGTCGCCAAGTCCGCTCGCCGCTCCTCCCCCTCCAGCCTCTCTGTCCTCGTCACCGGAGCCGCCGGCTTCGTCGGCTCCCACGTCTCCCTCTCCCTCAAGCGCCGTGGCGACGGTGTCGTCGGCCTCGACAACTTCAACCGCTACTACGACCCCGCCCTCAAGCGCGCCCGCCAGCGCCTCCTCGACCGCGCCGGCGTCTTCGTCGTCGACGCCGACCTCAACGACTCCGCCCTCCTCCGCAAGCTCTTCGATGTCGTCCCTTTCACCCACGTCATGCACCTCGCCGCCCAGGCCGGTGTCCGCTACGCCATGCAGAACCCCCAATCCTACATCCACAGCAACATCGCCGGTTTCGTCAACCTTCTAGAAGCTTCCAAATCCGCTAACCCTCAACCCTCTATCGTCTGGGCCTCTTCAAGCTCCGTCTACGGCCTCAATTCCAAAGTCCCCTTCTCCGAAAAAGACCGTACGGATCAACCCGCAAGCCTCTATGCCGCCACAAAGAAAGCCGGCGAAGAAATCGCTCACTCCTATAACCACATCTACGGGCTTTCCATCACCGGGCTTCGGTTCTTCACTGTTTACGGGCCCTGGGGCCGACCCGACATGGCGTACTTCTTCTTCACGAAGGACATTCTGAAGGGGAAGCAGATTACGATATTCGAGTCACTCGACGGCGGAACCGTGGCGAGGGATTTCACCTACATTGACGACATTGTGAAGGGGTGTTTAGGGGCTTTGGATACCGCGAAGAAAAGTACCGGGAGTGGGGGCAAGAAAAAAGGGCCTGCTCAATTTAGGGTTTTTAATTTGGGGAATACTTCCCCTGTGCCTGTGAGTGAGCTTGTGGCGATTCTGGAGAAGCTTCTTAAGGTGAAGGCCAAGAAGAAGGTGCTTCCAATGCCCACCAATGGAGATGTGAAGTTCACTCATGCTAATATTAGTTTGGCTCACAGGGACCTTGGGTATAGGCCCACCACTGATTTGGAGACTGGGCTTAGAAAGTTTGTGAAGTGGTACCTTGAATTTTACTCCAAGAAGAGCTCTTGGTGA